A single Methanolobus sp. ZRKC5 DNA region contains:
- a CDS encoding DUF357 domain-containing protein — protein sequence MAADLNEKVKRYERLLREALEKAKFAPIPQSHMYKAASDYHNMASSYYNDGLHFVKCDDPVNALVCFSYGHAWLDAGARLGLFDVDDDVLFTI from the coding sequence ATGGCTGCTGACCTGAATGAAAAAGTTAAGAGATATGAAAGACTATTAAGGGAAGCACTTGAAAAGGCGAAATTTGCCCCAATACCTCAATCTCATATGTATAAAGCTGCCAGTGACTATCATAATATGGCAAGCTCATACTATAATGACGGTCTTCACTTTGTTAAGTGTGATGATCCTGTCAATGCGCTTGTCTGCTTTAGTTATGGGCATGCATGGCTTGATGCGGGAGCAAGACTTGGTCTTTTCGATGTTGATGACGACGTGTTATTTACTATATGA
- a CDS encoding ATP-binding protein: MVRGSVGIIFGETGTFEFKVMVFDSSKVYRGAYVKVWHDASSDEKDHTWVLGQVMAIKRYSDSFSIEEAMKGQRADKSDDKIVAEVMIIGSRDETGMLRSPVIPFSPGSPIFSADEGLTRSVLGLTGNEMNIGLLEGTNIKVQLSVNSLVQKHCSILAKTGSGKSYTASVLLEELLDQNIPLLIIDPHSEYSSLKVPGEAAKEDFSRFGVAPKGYGSKIKVYTPASKSLNPDVDDLFRLNGMNLTVKDLTSIFPDNFSTTHTGILYEAIQKIRSEMETYTIEDIIFEVGNDKSKAKWNVISVLEQIRDTGILSPNPTSIEELFQKGKASVIDFKGVTPELQSMIVASLCTSLFEARKLNRIPPGMLVVEEAHNYAPEKGFSKTTSTDILRTIASEGRKFGLGMMVISQRPARIDKNVLSQCGTQVIMKVTNPNDLKAISKGLEGVTSYVEEELMRLPPGVAMLVSNEIERPVLVDIRIRKSKHGGESVNVLKAARTVTPPPPAEMLAEKHEASRPAPVRRPMPELQTSASVPEPEIMMDVPVVDVPIIDLPVVNMPEPTSNIAPPPKRQPSRKPTVENESEGGGKLFKKLFGANR, translated from the coding sequence ATGGTAAGAGGTTCAGTAGGCATAATTTTTGGAGAAACCGGAACCTTTGAGTTCAAAGTAATGGTTTTTGATAGCTCAAAAGTGTACAGGGGCGCATATGTTAAAGTCTGGCATGATGCTTCTTCAGATGAGAAAGATCACACATGGGTTCTTGGTCAGGTAATGGCAATCAAGAGATACAGTGATTCATTTTCTATTGAAGAGGCAATGAAAGGACAACGTGCGGACAAAAGTGATGACAAGATAGTCGCTGAGGTCATGATAATTGGTTCAAGGGATGAGACTGGAATGCTCAGGTCACCTGTAATACCATTCAGTCCGGGAAGTCCTATATTTTCAGCTGATGAAGGGCTAACAAGGTCTGTGCTTGGACTTACAGGCAATGAAATGAATATCGGTCTGCTTGAAGGAACGAATATCAAAGTGCAACTTAGTGTCAACAGCCTTGTACAGAAACACTGCAGTATACTGGCAAAGACCGGCAGCGGTAAATCCTATACAGCTTCAGTTCTGCTTGAAGAGTTGCTTGATCAGAATATTCCGCTCCTTATTATAGACCCGCACAGTGAGTACTCTTCCTTAAAAGTTCCCGGAGAGGCTGCAAAAGAGGATTTTTCACGCTTTGGCGTAGCTCCTAAAGGGTATGGATCCAAGATCAAGGTATACACACCCGCAAGCAAATCCTTAAATCCGGATGTAGATGATCTTTTCAGGTTGAATGGGATGAATCTCACGGTCAAAGACCTAACCTCTATCTTCCCTGATAATTTTTCAACCACACACACTGGAATATTGTATGAAGCAATACAAAAAATACGTTCCGAAATGGAAACTTACACTATTGAAGATATAATATTTGAAGTTGGTAACGATAAGAGCAAAGCCAAGTGGAATGTGATAAGTGTTCTTGAACAGATAAGAGACACAGGCATACTCTCTCCTAATCCGACGTCTATTGAGGAATTGTTCCAGAAGGGAAAAGCATCCGTCATTGATTTCAAGGGAGTTACACCTGAATTGCAAAGCATGATAGTTGCAAGTTTGTGTACCAGTCTTTTTGAGGCACGCAAGCTGAATCGGATTCCACCGGGAATGCTTGTTGTAGAAGAAGCTCATAACTATGCCCCTGAAAAAGGATTTAGTAAGACCACAAGTACTGATATTCTCAGGACAATAGCGTCCGAAGGACGAAAATTCGGTCTTGGTATGATGGTAATTTCCCAGAGGCCTGCGAGGATAGATAAGAACGTACTTTCACAGTGCGGTACTCAGGTCATCATGAAAGTCACAAACCCCAATGACCTCAAGGCTATAAGCAAGGGTCTTGAAGGAGTTACTTCCTATGTAGAGGAAGAGCTCATGCGTCTGCCGCCGGGGGTTGCCATGCTGGTTAGTAATGAGATAGAAAGACCTGTGCTTGTGGACATCAGGATCAGAAAGTCAAAGCATGGTGGTGAGTCCGTAAACGTGCTAAAGGCGGCAAGAACGGTGACTCCTCCTCCACCAGCAGAAATGCTTGCTGAGAAACACGAGGCATCACGACCGGCTCCTGTTCGTAGACCGATGCCAGAGCTTCAAACTTCGGCGAGTGTACCTGAACCGGAGATTATGATGGATGTGCCGGTTGTAGATGTGCCAATTATAGATCTACCAGTTGTAAATATGCCTGAGCCGACTTCTAATATCGCTCCACCTCCAAAGAGGCAACCTTCCAGGAAACCTACGGTCGAGAATGAAAGTGAAGGCGGAGGCAAATTATTCAAGAAGTTGTTTGGGGCGAACAGATAA
- the dph5 gene encoding diphthine synthase, which yields MLTFIGLGLFDKNDISLKGLEAIKNADMVFAEFYTSRLMGSTIEELETLYCKPIHVLSREDVEISPNWLAEAQEKNVVFLTGGDTMVSTTHVDLRLRAKDMDINTRLIHGSSIASAICGLSGLQNYRFGKASTVPHPYTSIRGNTIISETPYDTIKLNKEHDMHTLIFLDIDKDKGYMTVNQALGLLLEIEKRRGEGVMENAIAVGIARAGSDEPIVKAGYVRHLQEEDFGEPLHILVVPASLHFIEAEAFVKLLGAPQEILDELDD from the coding sequence ATGCTTACTTTCATAGGACTTGGCCTTTTTGATAAGAATGATATCTCCCTGAAAGGACTCGAAGCTATAAAAAATGCTGATATGGTATTTGCAGAATTCTATACCTCCCGTTTGATGGGTAGTACTATAGAAGAACTTGAAACGCTCTATTGCAAACCAATCCATGTGCTTTCCAGGGAAGATGTGGAGATATCTCCTAACTGGCTTGCTGAGGCGCAGGAAAAGAATGTCGTCTTCCTTACAGGCGGGGATACCATGGTCTCTACGACCCATGTTGACCTGCGCCTTCGTGCAAAGGATATGGACATTAATACACGACTCATACATGGCTCATCTATTGCTTCAGCTATCTGTGGTCTTTCCGGTCTGCAGAATTATCGATTCGGAAAAGCATCCACCGTACCTCACCCATATACCAGTATCCGTGGAAATACTATAATTTCCGAAACACCGTACGATACTATTAAGCTTAACAAGGAACACGATATGCACACCCTGATCTTTCTGGATATAGACAAGGACAAGGGTTATATGACGGTTAATCAGGCATTAGGACTTCTCCTTGAGATCGAGAAGAGGCGGGGAGAAGGGGTTATGGAAAATGCCATTGCTGTTGGTATTGCCAGGGCAGGTTCTGATGAACCTATTGTCAAGGCCGGATATGTGCGTCATCTTCAGGAGGAAGACTTTGGTGAACCATTGCACATACTTGTTGTCCCTGCATCACTTCATTTTATAGAAGCTGAAGCATTTGTCAAGCTCTTAGGTGCACCACAGGAAATATTGGATGAACTTGATGACTGA
- the thsA gene encoding thermosome subunit alpha, with protein MAGYGNQPIIIVDPSKQRTTGKDALSMNIASAKAVASIVKTTLGPKGMDKMMVNIMGDITLTNDGATILDEMDIEHPTAKMIVEIAKTQEKIAGDGTTSAVVMAGALLDKAQKLIETGVHPIVLVKGYTMATEKALSILNDYAITVDKTDSEMLEKIANTSITGKASEMAGEQLAKICVDAIYAIEYEGKVNVDEDIVMVKEVGGTIHDTELINGIAIRKEALHTEMPRRIENAKILLIDTDLTFAQTSTKSKLLVDSAEQLADFKEQEKANFMEQIQKIIDTGANAVFCSKKIDDYALHFFKEANMYATRRLRDEDMTVLSYSTGATLVRNVNEMTADDLGYAGLIEQEDEHEEKTYIKGFKEARTMTILVKGGSEHVTDNIERVFDDALHVVAAVYEDGKIVPGGGASEIEVAQALKTYAASVEGREQLAIVAFAEAIEELPRTIAENCGFDVIDTLINLRAKHGTMKNAGLDIETGDVVDMLERGIVDPLRVKTQAIKSASESAVLVLRVDDMLRAREQAMMDVAPEHNIHNYDMS; from the coding sequence ATGGCAGGATATGGCAATCAGCCTATAATCATTGTTGATCCAAGTAAACAGCGCACTACAGGAAAAGATGCATTGTCAATGAACATCGCTTCTGCAAAAGCAGTTGCAAGTATTGTGAAAACCACCCTTGGTCCTAAAGGTATGGACAAGATGATGGTTAACATTATGGGTGACATAACCCTCACAAACGATGGTGCAACCATCCTTGATGAAATGGATATCGAACACCCTACTGCAAAAATGATCGTGGAGATCGCCAAAACCCAGGAAAAGATTGCTGGTGACGGAACAACCAGCGCAGTGGTCATGGCAGGTGCCCTACTTGATAAGGCACAGAAGCTCATAGAGACAGGCGTTCATCCAATAGTTCTTGTTAAAGGTTACACGATGGCAACCGAGAAGGCTCTAAGTATTCTCAATGATTATGCCATCACAGTAGATAAGACAGACAGCGAAATGCTTGAGAAAATAGCAAACACCTCCATCACAGGGAAAGCTTCAGAGATGGCAGGGGAACAACTTGCAAAGATATGCGTGGATGCTATCTATGCTATCGAATATGAAGGCAAGGTCAATGTTGATGAGGACATTGTAATGGTAAAGGAAGTAGGTGGCACAATCCACGATACTGAACTCATTAACGGCATAGCAATTAGAAAAGAGGCACTGCATACCGAAATGCCACGCCGCATAGAAAATGCTAAGATACTCCTTATTGATACTGATCTCACATTTGCCCAGACAAGTACAAAATCCAAGCTTCTGGTTGATAGTGCTGAGCAGTTAGCTGATTTCAAGGAGCAGGAAAAAGCAAACTTCATGGAACAGATTCAGAAGATAATTGATACTGGAGCAAATGCAGTATTCTGTTCTAAGAAGATAGATGATTATGCACTTCATTTCTTCAAAGAAGCAAATATGTATGCTACAAGGCGTTTAAGGGATGAGGATATGACCGTTCTTTCATATTCAACCGGTGCAACCCTTGTAAGAAATGTCAACGAGATGACAGCTGATGACCTTGGATATGCTGGACTTATTGAGCAGGAAGATGAGCATGAAGAGAAGACCTACATAAAGGGATTCAAAGAGGCAAGAACCATGACCATTCTCGTAAAGGGTGGCTCAGAGCATGTCACGGACAATATTGAACGTGTTTTCGATGATGCATTGCACGTAGTAGCGGCAGTGTATGAAGATGGAAAGATAGTACCTGGTGGTGGCGCATCTGAGATAGAGGTGGCACAGGCATTAAAAACCTATGCAGCATCTGTCGAAGGACGTGAACAGCTTGCAATAGTGGCATTTGCAGAAGCTATTGAAGAACTCCCAAGAACTATTGCAGAAAACTGTGGTTTTGATGTTATTGACACACTTATAAACCTGCGTGCAAAACATGGAACTATGAAAAATGCAGGTCTTGACATTGAGACCGGTGATGTTGTAGATATGCTTGAAAGAGGTATCGTAGACCCACTCAGAGTAAAGACACAGGCCATCAAATCAGCATCAGAATCAGCAGTATTGGTTCTGCGTGTTGATGACATGCTCCGCGCAAGAGAGCAGGCCATGATGGATGTAGCTCCAGAGCACAACATCCACAATTACGACATGAGCTGA
- a CDS encoding PGF-pre-PGF domain-containing protein, translating into MQDKPAISYYDVTNRDLKYTYYNGNRWKTETVDSIGDVGRYTSLAFNSTDEVAISYYDSTEMTLKYATVLKPGFLSVNSSIPDAIIYVDEAKQAIQTNTTLVLEVGTYNITVVKDFYETPAYQMVTINGSNPAIEFSMVPILPEADYTTNTTSGIAPLNVAFTDQSTDGPTMWNLSFGDGQWCNTTDESAVSTTHEYTNSGIYTATLTVSARGLSNSTSTTITVNSPPSPIPSNSNSESSEQTAPDQKEKVMETTTSSIIRVNNGAEVEFNFSESNTPITGITFDSKNNKGLVMARVDVLKDTPDGVFSPPGTSYKLISINVGNEGTISTDSADNINIHFRVSKEWAAVNKMDTSTIRMTRYHDDQWDDLPTIHVDEDDELIYLTTQTPGFSIFSIVGFKAGERIGDEEMMLSTSEYTQEPEPETENMEVRTTPGFTIITGIVIVFIAALRNRKQK; encoded by the coding sequence TTGCAAGATAAACCAGCAATAAGCTATTACGATGTCACTAACAGAGATCTTAAGTATACCTATTACAATGGCAACAGATGGAAGACTGAAACAGTTGATAGCATTGGTGATGTCGGACGATACACATCCCTTGCTTTTAATTCGACAGATGAAGTAGCCATTAGTTATTACGACAGTACCGAGATGACACTCAAATATGCCACTGTTTTGAAGCCAGGTTTTCTTTCAGTCAATTCTTCCATACCAGATGCTATAATATATGTAGATGAAGCTAAACAGGCCATCCAGACCAACACAACTCTGGTACTTGAAGTCGGAACATACAACATAACTGTGGTAAAAGATTTCTATGAAACACCTGCATATCAGATGGTCACTATTAATGGATCCAATCCTGCAATAGAATTTTCAATGGTACCAATCTTACCTGAAGCTGATTACACAACAAATACAACATCAGGAATTGCACCGCTAAATGTTGCATTCACAGATCAATCTACAGATGGCCCAACTATGTGGAACCTGTCATTTGGTGATGGACAATGGTGTAATACAACGGATGAATCAGCAGTTAGTACCACACATGAATACACCAATTCCGGAATATATACTGCAACACTTACTGTTAGTGCAAGGGGATTATCTAACAGCACATCGACAACAATTACAGTGAATTCACCTCCCTCACCAATTCCATCGAATAGTAACTCCGAAAGCTCTGAACAAACTGCTCCAGACCAAAAAGAAAAAGTCATGGAAACCACGACCTCATCAATAATAAGAGTTAATAACGGTGCTGAAGTTGAATTTAATTTCTCTGAGAGTAATACACCAATTACAGGAATAACCTTTGATTCAAAGAACAACAAAGGCCTTGTTATGGCCAGAGTAGATGTACTCAAAGATACACCTGATGGAGTATTTTCCCCTCCAGGCACTTCTTATAAGCTCATAAGTATAAATGTAGGAAATGAAGGTACAATCTCGACAGACAGTGCTGACAATATCAACATCCATTTCAGGGTCAGTAAGGAATGGGCAGCGGTGAATAAAATGGATACATCCACAATACGCATGACAAGATATCATGATGATCAATGGGATGACCTTCCAACCATCCATGTCGATGAAGATGATGAATTGATATACCTCACCACCCAAACACCTGGCTTTTCAATCTTTAGTATTGTAGGCTTTAAAGCTGGGGAAAGGATAGGAGATGAAGAAATGATGTTGTCAACGTCTGAATATACTCAAGAACCTGAACCAGAAACAGAGAATATGGAAGTTCGTACTACCCCAGGATTTACAATTATTACAGGGATTGTCATCGTATTTATTGCAGCCCTTAGGAACAGAAAACAGAAATGA
- a CDS encoding IS66 family transposase has protein sequence MCIDREEILAVYEAGPEAVVELVTRLLGIIEHQSLQIAQLEERVRHLEEMLEKNSRNSSKPPSTDSYARNKPTVKSQRKKTNKHVGGQNGHPGTTLRINDDPDEVIVHPVNQCVNCGRSLASVPSDYERRQVFDIPPITINCIEHRCEIKTCPKCSHVNKALFPDGVTQPTQYGHRVKSFAVYLHTYQLLPYQRVTKLFSDILGCKISPATLVNTERSCFEKLGAFENTVKHLLKESPVINLDETGMRINAVRNWLHVAGTDKLTYYFAHRKRGSEAMDAMGILPGYTGVATHDFWKPYNKYECQHSLCNAHLLRELTGASENRDQQWPKIMSDLLICIKHHVDNDLLDTELIQRFSEDYDHITCLGVNENPPDPESNVRSKKRGRKKQTTVKNLLDRFIGHKEDILRFMYDQNVPFDNNQAERDIRMTKVQQKISGTFRSEQGAKNFCRIRGYVSTVNKNSESVIDAISAIFYGNSFVPKLQN, from the coding sequence AGAAATGCTTGAAAAGAATAGTCGCAACAGTAGCAAACCACCTTCTACTGATTCTTATGCACGGAATAAACCAACCGTTAAAAGTCAAAGAAAAAAGACCAATAAGCATGTAGGTGGTCAAAACGGTCATCCTGGTACTACATTAAGAATAAATGATGATCCGGATGAAGTTATTGTTCATCCTGTTAATCAATGCGTCAATTGTGGGAGATCGTTAGCTTCTGTTCCCTCTGACTATGAAAGAAGACAGGTCTTTGACATTCCTCCTATAACTATCAATTGCATTGAACATCGTTGCGAGATTAAAACATGTCCCAAATGTTCTCATGTAAACAAAGCTCTTTTTCCAGATGGTGTAACTCAGCCGACTCAATACGGTCATCGAGTTAAGTCATTTGCAGTTTATTTGCACACTTACCAATTACTTCCTTATCAGCGTGTTACCAAGTTGTTCTCTGATATTTTGGGATGCAAGATAAGTCCTGCTACTTTGGTGAACACGGAACGTAGTTGTTTTGAGAAGCTTGGAGCTTTTGAAAATACAGTGAAACATCTCCTGAAAGAATCTCCTGTCATCAATCTGGATGAAACAGGAATGAGAATAAATGCAGTTCGTAATTGGCTTCATGTGGCAGGTACAGACAAACTGACCTATTATTTTGCACATCGCAAAAGGGGCTCAGAAGCAATGGATGCTATGGGCATATTACCAGGTTACACTGGTGTTGCAACACATGATTTTTGGAAACCGTACAACAAATATGAATGTCAACATTCATTATGTAATGCACATTTATTACGAGAGTTAACTGGAGCTTCCGAAAACAGGGATCAACAGTGGCCAAAGATAATGAGTGATCTCTTGATATGCATTAAACATCATGTTGATAATGATCTTTTAGATACTGAGCTAATTCAAAGGTTCAGTGAGGATTATGATCACATAACTTGTTTAGGAGTGAATGAAAATCCTCCTGATCCGGAATCAAATGTGCGGTCTAAAAAACGAGGACGTAAGAAGCAGACCACGGTAAAGAATTTGCTGGATAGGTTTATTGGCCATAAAGAGGATATCTTACGATTTATGTACGACCAAAACGTTCCGTTTGATAACAATCAGGCTGAAAGAGATATCAGAATGACGAAAGTACAGCAGAAGATATCAGGTACTTTCCGCAGTGAACAGGGTGCAAAAAATTTCTGCCGTATAAGAGGATACGTGTCTACTGTTAATAAGAATTCTGAATCTGTTATCGATGCAATTAGTGCAATATTTTATGGCAATTCATTTGTTCCAAAGTTGCAGAATTGA